The Moorena producens PAL-8-15-08-1 genomic interval AGTAGTGATGTGGAACGGTAAAACTCTGGAATCGTGAAAGGCAAGTTGCTCAAAACCTTAAAAAGGGNTAATGGTGCCGTTAATTGGGTTAGTTTTAGTCCTGTGGAACCTTAATCGCATCTGCGAGTAGTGATANAAACGGTTAATCTTTTGGAGTNGGGATGGACATTTAATAAATACCCTTTAAGGGCACAAAACGATTCGGTGTTTGGAGTCTGTTTCAGTCCCGATGGAAAGTGGCTAGCTTCTGCTAGTAAAGACAAAAACCGTGATTTTGTGGAAATTTGGATGTGGATTATTTGCCTACAGCGCGGTTGTAGTTGTTGTACGATNTTTGGCACTATAACCGTGAAGGGTAAGAGGGATCAGCTTTGTGGATTTTAAATAATAAGGGAGTAGGGAGTAGGGNGGGTAGGGAGTAGGGAGTAGGGNNGGGGGAGGGGGNCGCCCCTATAGTTTATGAACTCTTGACTTTTGCCTTTTTNCTTTTTGCCTCTTGCCTTTTTTGCCTTTTTNTTTTCCGGATTCCCGATTCCCTTNCCCCTCTGGGGGGGGTTAGGGGTGGGTTCCTNTTCCCTGCCCTGCTCCCTGCTCCCTGCTCCCCTGCTCCCTGCTCCCTGCCCCCCTGCTCCCTGCTTCCCTNTTCCCTGCTCCCTGCTCCCTGCTCCCCCAAAAAACCAGAAATTTGTACCTCACAAAGTCGTAGAATTGCTATAAAATAATGTGCTAGTAAATACCCCACTCATCAATAATTTTTTCTCTTTCAGAAACCGCCAATTGAGATAGATTTTTACCAAGAGCAGATTCCATTTCAGGGGAGAGAATTATGTGCTGATTTTGGTCAATAGTTATGTGCTTATCTACTTGCTCTTGGGTAAGAATACCCTGGCATACATAAGTTGAGAGTATTTCGAGAACAACCTGAAATGCATTGTAAGGAATAGAAGTTAATTTAAACCCAGGAATATGAATATATTTACCCCCATTTTTATGGTGATATAGATAACGAATAGGATTATCATCCCGTTTGGCAGCATCTACTTCATCGGTAGTTTTTCTACCAGGATAAACTTGAACCGCTTTTTTGAGCTTAATATTTTCCAATCCCTTAGCCCAAGGAATCCACCGAGAAATATCCTGCTTAATTGTGCTCAACATTTCTGCTTCCGTTCTACCAGTTATTTTTTCCAAATTATCCAACCATTGCTTAGGAATAGTTTTCGGAGTTTCAGCCAAGGGAAAATCTAATTCTGCCTGGTTATATTCTCGACCCGAAAAAATTGCCAGATGATCGTATCCGACTTTAATTATTCCACCATATTGACCTCGAATGAGCATAGTACTAGAAAAACGTTTGTCGATTTCTGGAAACTGTTTTTTCAAGTCTGAGGGAATCTTGTATATTCCATAAACTTTTAGCTTTACTAGATTTCCTTCGATATATTGCTCAAATTTTAGTTCTGGAATCGCAATGCCCAAACCCTTGGCATAACCAGCATTAACTATCGTATCGAA includes:
- a CDS encoding FAD-dependent oxidoreductase produces the protein MELPWIKMLETVFNLPLQQRQNIAIIGAGAMGVSTACILARLGIAKVSVFEAESKVFNKNGASINNTGILHHFVYGAHKKTLEHLFKQSLLFKKLMPEYVFGDSYVNYLVPNEIGNTAINQEGITYKDVAASLVEIYQQHLKKYHNETIFGKPEYLVKILDQEAIKPLLGNFDPAKQDIAGAVKVRQFVLNIAEYVSHMINLFNSLVKENFVDIHYNNEVRNIAINSQNFELKINHNNQLYFDTIVNAGYAKGLGIAIPELKFEQYIEGNLVKLKVYGIYKIPSDLKKQFPEIDKRFSSTMLIRGQYGGIIKVGYDHLAIFSGREYNQAELDFPLAETPKTIPKQWLDNLEKITGRTEAEMLSTIKQDISRWIPWAKGLENIKLKKAVQVYPGRKTTDEVDAAKRDDNPIRYLYHHKNGGKYIHIPGFKLTSIPYNAFQVVLEILSTYVCQGILTQEQVDKHITIDQNQHIILSPEMESALGKNLSQLAVSEREKIIDEWGIY